In the genome of Magnolia sinica isolate HGM2019 chromosome 2, MsV1, whole genome shotgun sequence, one region contains:
- the LOC131236496 gene encoding protein FAF-like, chloroplastic: MSSSSPSAVCKGLRSSSLHLQQEMKVRGIGSILGFSEEKQRISEKRESLRRTFSADMSSKKWLAQNLPLELRKTASSEELKLESDKEKRRGEMETPGKLDIWSSILSEKPNSASQAPYIHPLVKQSASSLSKKSLEICTESLGSETGSDGFSSSSEDGDFSLSDVSENEQETEQEKEGCRNVRRELGAVNYNCSMNRRSTPRSFPPPLPSISRRDGPCLHMRPHRKDGRLVLEAVPVTSHNYLHVEREGGRLRLSFVNALTKDNNKEEVDLFESDREEEEEEEEENISKEESSEPEFEEDVEDISSDEDKEEGEEIKEAAYVDRGMLYVAADRMMKVHRSASMMNKFMGVYNKNLNPWSNKKPDEKDDPTRIVARLAPPSTPFNTYECWWRNGHAAVAARSLELPQPKKPVLLNTEDLAYVRRCEQPRKSTLDWKTRCIATS; this comes from the coding sequence ATGTCGTCGTCGTCTCCGTCGGCTGTCTGCAAAGGCCTTCGGTCGTCGTCGTTACACCTCCAACAAGAAATGAAAGTGCGTGGGATCGGATCGATACTCGGCTTTTCGGAAGAGAAGCAGAGGATTTCCGAGAAGAGAGAGTCTTTGAGGAGGACTTTCTCTGCCGATATGTCTTCCAAGAAATGGCTGGCTCAAAACCTGCCATTGGAGCTGAGGAAGACGGCCTCGTCGGAAGAGCTGAAATTAGAATCCGATAAAGAGAAACGAAGGGGAGAGATGGAAACGCCTGGGAAATTAGATATCTGGAGCTCGATTCTGTCCGAGAAGCCGAATTCGGCATCCCAGGCTCCATACATTCACCCACTGGTGAAGCAGTCAGCGAGCTCGTTGAGCAAGAAGAGTCTGGAGATTTGCACGGAGAGCTTGGGGTCTGAGACGGGATCCGATGGCTTCTCGTCTTCGAGTGAAGATGGGGACTTCTCTCTGTCTGATGTGAGCGAAAACGAGCAAGAAACAGAGCAAGAGAAAGAAGGATGTCGGAATGTGAGGAGGGAATTAGGAGCTGTGAATTACAATTGCTCGATGAACCGTCGATCAACTCCTCGATCATTCCCTCCACCACTCCCTTCCATCTCCCGCCGCGATGGGCCGTGCCTCCACATGAGGCCCCACCGCAAGGACGGCCGCCTAGTCCTCGAAGCAGTCCCAGTCACCTCCCACAACTACCTCCACGTCGAACGTGAGGGCGGACGCCTTCGACTCTCTTTCGTCAATGCTCTCACCAAAGACAATAACAAAGAAGAAGTAGATCTATTCGAGAgcgatagagaagaagaagaagaagaagaagaagagaacatTTCCAAAGAAGAATCATCAGAACCCGAATTCGAAGAAGACGTAGAAGATATCTCAAGCGATGAAGacaaggaagaaggagaagagatcAAAGAAGCAGCATACGTCGACAGGGGAATGCTATACGTCGCGGCTGACCGCATGATGAAAGTGCACCGGTCCGCATCCATGATGAATAAGTTCATGGGTGTGTACAACAAGAACCTGAATCCATGGAGCAACAAGAAACCCGACGAGAAAGACGACCCGACCCGGATCGTGGCCCGATTAGCTCCCCCATCAACGCCGTTCAATACATACGAATGCTGGTGGAGGAACGGACACGCGGCAGTCGCGGCCCGCTCATTGGAGCTACCACAACCAAAGAAGCCAGTGCTACTTAATACTGAAGATTTAGCATATGTGAGGAGGTGCGAACAGCCTCGGAAATCCACGTTGGATTGGAAGACTCGTTGCATTGCAACCTCTTGA